CGCCGACGCGTTCCAGCGTGCGGAGCTCCACGCGAGGTCGAGAGACCCGCGGTGCCGCGGGCGGCGGGCGAGCGGCGCCCCGCCGTTCTCGTCGACCGCCCGGAGGAACGTGTACGAGACGGCGCCGCGCAGCGAGGAGACGATCGGCGCGGACGCGCTCGCCTCGATCCCCTCCGTGCGCGCCCGGCCGACGTTGCCGTTCGTCTGGCGGACGGGGTCGTACTGGATGAGGTCGCGGATGTCGTTGCGGAAGGCCGCGACGTCGAATCGCGCGCGGCCGGCCGAATGCGTGAATCCGATCTCGAAGCTCCGGGAGCGCTCGGGGGAAAGATCCGGGTTCCCGAAGAACGGGTAATAGAGCTCGCCGATCGAAGGCGCCCGGAACGCGGTTCCCCAGGAGGCCCGGATCGCGTCGGCGGGGCCGGCGTTCCAGACCGCCGAGACGCGGGGGCTCGTCGACGACCCGAACGCGGAATGCCGGTCGAATCGCACCCCCGCCACGACGTGGAGCCGGCCGCCGAAGAAGGCGATCTGGTCGTCGACGCCGGCTCCCCAGGTCGAAATCCTCCGGTTCGCGATGAGCGTGCCGAATGCGCCGCCCGAGTCGACCGTCGAGCGCTCGTACGAGGCCACGGCCGAGAGCGTGTTCCCGTCCGAGGCCTTCCACGAATCGACGACGCGCGCCCCGCGCGTCCGCGCGCGCGTCTCGCTCTGGAAGAAGCCCGAGGTGTCGTCGGGATCGACGGCAGTCGGGTGCAGCGCGACGTCGTAGAGGGCGGCCGACAGCGCGTTCTGCTCCGAAAGCGCCGCGCGGACCGGGAGCGTCCACGTCGTCTGCGCGAAATCCGTGAACCGCCGCGGCGTGGGCTGCCCGGCGTCGGAAGGAATCTCGCTGCGAGCGAACATCCGCTCGACCCGCAGCCCGGCGCGGAACCCGGGCGCGGCGTTCCAGTCGACGGCGGCCGAGCCGTTCCGGTCGCGCCAGCCGTCGTTGTCGACGCGGGTTCCCGCGACGTCCT
This genomic stretch from Thermoanaerobaculia bacterium harbors:
- a CDS encoding TonB-dependent receptor translates to MSTGSPFLARFLFPIAAAAALAAPAGAQTVPPVSENVVVSASLAPETEPAVSSSVTVITRQQIEHSGKTDVLDLLRQVPGVDVVQSGDAGKVASVFLRGTNSTQTLVLIDGVRVNSPYFAGYDFSALSTQDVERIEIVRGPYSALYGSDAIGGVISILRRAPSAEPSGRATAAAGNRAFHEETLFATAGTGPVALSVSGRDAHDGGEPQDVAGTRVDNDGWRDRNGSAAVDWNAAPGFRAGLRVERMFARSEIPSDAGQPTPRRFTDFAQTTWTLPVRAALSEQNALSAALYDVALHPTAVDPDDTSGFFQSETRARTRGARVVDSWKASDGNTLSAVASYERSTVDSGGAFGTLIANRRISTWGAGVDDQIAFFGGRLHVVAGVRFDRHSAFGSSTSPRVSAVWNAGPADAIRASWGTAFRAPSIGELYYPFFGNPDLSPERSRSFEIGFTHSAGRARFDVAAFRNDIRDLIQYDPVRQTNGNVGRARTEGIEASASAPIVSSLRGAVSYTFLRAVDENGGAPLARRPRHRGSLDLAWSSARWNASATLLFTGRRPDVQAVFPYGATEDPSYLRLDLHAEYRFGHVAPFVNVENAADRRYEEASGFPARRRRLSAGLSASF